The Verrucomicrobium spinosum DSM 4136 = JCM 18804 DNA segment GGCGCAAGGTCCACGTAGTGGATGATGAGGAGACGTTTTGGAGCATCGCCGGGGCATACAACATCTCCCCGGAGGCACTGGCCAACGCCAACCCGAATGTGAACCCCAACCGGTTGCACCCGGACATGGAGCTCATCATCCCTCCTTCCGACGGGAGTAAAACGGCCAAGCCAGGCGTGCCGCTGAAGCCAGCCGTGACCCTGAAAGATCCCGATGGCCAGAGTCCGGCTGACAAGCCGCCTGTGAAGCCTGGTGAGGTGAAGCCGATGACCAAGCCTGCCAGTACGGCGCTGGCGAACTCCTCCCCTGCCTCGGGCAAAGAGTATGTCATTGAAGAGGGGGACACCTTTTACGCTTTGGGCCGAAAGTTCGGAGTGCCCATGGAGGCCATTCTGGCGGCCAACCCTCAGGTGGATCCCCGCCGGATGAAGAACGGAACCAAGATCGTGATCCCTGAGAAAGTGGACAAGCCGGTCAAGCCGCCCACAGGGACAGCTCCCGCAGAGGAGGGGCATGCGGGCTCCAAGCCCGGCGTGACGGAGCCAGTGCCAACTACCAAACCTCCCACAGCCGCTCAGACGACGGTGGCCAAGATCACGAAGCCGCTGCCGTCCATTCCTGGACCAGAAACATTGCCCATCCCCAAGCCGAAAGTGACCGCCCTGGCCTCTGAGCAGGTGAAAAAACAGATCGTCAATCCCGTGAGTGACAAGAAGGGGACGAATGGCAATACCTCGCCGGTGGTGATTGCGGCTCCAAACGTGCCGCCGCCAGCACCGTCAGAGACCAAGCCGACGGTGAATCCACCTGCATCGGGATCGGTAGACGCACCGCCCTCCGCGCCTGTGATGGCCAAGGCTGACAAGCACGAGGAAAAGACCTCAGACGAGCACGCTCCGGTGGCGAACAAGGGAAGTGATGCGTCCTCTTCACCACTCCCGCCCGCTGCGATCAAGACCGTCCCTGCCTCTATCGGCACTCATGAATTGGCCTCAGGCAAACGACAGACCAACACGGTGGGCAGCGATGGCGTGATCCGCTCCTATATTGTGAGCGATGGGGAATCCGAGGGCACCATCTGTGAGGCGTTTGGGATCTCCAAGGAGCAGCTCTATGAGTACAACCGCCTGCCCGCCTCGGCGCGTCTGAAGGCGGGCGATGAGATCATGATTCCCCGGGTGGCGAAGATCCGGTGAGTCAGGGGTGGAAGACGCTTTTTTGAGACAGGATTGACAAGATTTTGAAGGATTAACAGGATTGGGATTGGGGTGAAGATGAGGGTGTTTTCAGAGTCCTGACGGGGGAATGAAAAGTCCTGAGTACGGCGGCGAAGTTGCCGGGCACCCAGGACCTCAGGTCTTCTGTCTTCTCGCGCAGCGGGCCCTACTTCTTCACGACCCAGATGTTTCGATAGCGCACCGGGTCGCCGTGGTTCTGGAGGTGGAGGGGACCGGGGCTGGCGTCCTCTGGGAGCTTGGCTCCGCCAGTGACTTTGGGCAGTTCTTGATCTTGATGGATGACCACGCCGTTGTGCTTCACGGTCATCTTGGCGTTGGCGGTCTTGTTGCCGGAGGCGTCGAATTTGGCGGCGGTGAAGTCGATATCGTAAGTCTGCCAGGTCAGAGGCGGGAAGCACATGTTCACCTTGGGTTTGGCGATCTTGTAGAGGCCGCCGCACTCGTTGTCCTCACCGCTCAGACCGAAGCTGTCGAGCATTTGGACTTCGTACCGATGCTGAAGGTAGAGCCCGCTGTTGCCACGCTTCTGGCCGCGACCCGTGGGCGTGTAGGGCAGACGGAACTCAATGTGGAGGGTGAAATCCTGGAACTTTTCTGTGCTGGTGGCTCCTTCCATGAGAAGTCCGTCTTCTGTCACGCGGGAACCGGCGAAATCGTTCTTGTCCTTGCCGCTGAAGAGAACCACGGCACCTGCGGGTGGGGCGGCTTCCAGAGTGGGAGAGGCGCGTTGCACGCGGGAGAGTTCGAAAACCTTCTCTCCGTCCTTGGAGTACACCGCGATGGAGCTGCCATCCACAGTGCCCTGGATATCACCGGTGTCGGCTTCGAAGGTCACGGTATTTTGGCCGGCTTCACGTTGACCTGCAGTGCGGGTCACCTTGCTGGTGTCCCCGTCCCAGCCATCGCCAGGAAGGCCGCCGGGATAACTGATTGCTTCAAACTTGCCTTCGCCCAAGGCGATGATCTGAGCCCCAAACTTCTTGCCATCCTGCTCTCCTGCATATTCGCCTTGGATCGGGAAGTCTTCATCCGTCTTGTCCGGATCCGCATAAGCCTTGGGCGGCGGCGGCTTGGGAGCGTCTTGCTTGGGGGCCGGCGTTTGGGCTTGGAGGGAGAGAGCAGCCAGGAAGGGCAGAAAGTGAGTGAGGCGCATGGGCGGAGGAGTGAAAAGTAAAAAGTAGTAAGTGAAAAGTGAGGAACCACTGAAGTATGCCAAACGCATCTTGCGAGGTTGTTTGAAGCTCAACTTTTCACTTTTTACTTACCACTTTTCACAGCGTCGCCCCGCCCCTCAGTCCTCCACCCGCCTAATCTGCACCTCCACGCACAGTTCCCGGGTGCCCTTGCCACGGAAGGTGCCGCTCACGGGCTTGATGTCCCCGTAGTCCCGACCGACGGCGAGCTTCACATACCGGGTGTCGGGGACGCGGTTGTGAGTGGGGTCGAAGCCCTTCCAGCCGTAGCCGGGCAGGTACACTTCCACCCAGGCGTGGCTGGCCTCGATCTCGTCCGGAAGTCGGTTGGGATTGAAGAAATAGCCGCTGATGTACCGGGCGGGAATGCCGTGGCTGCGGCACATGCCGAGCATGACATGGGCGAAGTCCTGGCAGACACCGCGACGGCTCAGCACCACCTCGGCGGGGCGGGTGTTCACCGTGGTGGTGAAGGGGGTGTAGGTGAAGCTCTTGTAGATGTGACGACCCACGGCGAGCGCATCGTGCCACAGGTCGCTTACCCCGTTGGGGAGAGCGTCGATGGACTCTCGCCAGACTTCTTTGTCCAAGGAGACAAAGTGGGAGTCATTGAGGAAGTCGAAGTAGTCCTCCACCTCGGCATGGTCCTTCAGGGCAGAGGGGGGATTGACCGCTGGAATAGGGCCGCGGGTGTCCGCACAAGTGGCGACACGGGAGAAGGCCTCCACTTCGAGCCGCGCATGCTTCTGCGGCACGTCAAAGTAGTGCACACAGTTGCCGTAGAAATCCGGGTAGTCTCGCAGGCTGGTGGCCGTGGGCTCGACTCTCAGATGGAATTCCCGACATTCTTGGGCAGTATCGCTGACCGGCTGGAGGCGAGCTTCATTGAAGCTGTCCCAGACATCATCGTGGTAGTCGTAGCGCGTCAAATGGCGGACGCTCAACAAGAGAGGGTCCGTCCATTCATCGTCCTGGGTGCTGCCTTCGGCGGGATCACTCATGCCGCCGGCTGTTGCTGCTGCTGCATCTCCTGCTGATGCAGCCGGATCTCCGCCTCCATGTCAGTGGGGGGATGGTACATGAACTCCTGATAAATGAAGTCATCCAGGTGGTCGATGGTGCTTTGGATGTTCCCGAGGAACTCGTGCAATCCGAGATTAAAAACGTCGTCGATGCTGAGCGTCCGCATGTCGCCGAGGAGTTTCTCAAAAGCCTCCTCCTCCGGGGTGTTGCAGACGCCGTTCTCCGTCTCGGTGAGGAGATGAAGGTACTGGTAGAGCCGCTCCAGGCTGTAGCGGATGGAGCGGGGGAAGGATGGGGAAAAGATGAGAAACTCCGCCACTTTCCTGGGCAGAATGTCCGACATGTGGAAGCGCCGGTACGCCTCCAAGGCGCTGGCAGAGCGCAACACGGCCTGCCACTGGGCGGCATCCACGGCACCACCGACATCCGACACGCTGGGGAGCAGGATGTGGTACTTGATATCCAGGATGCGGGTCGTCTTGTCAGCACGTTCCAGGAACTTGCCGAATTGGATAAACTCGTAGCCCTCATTCCGGGAGAAGGTGGAGTTCGTGAGCCCCTGGAAGAGGTGGGAGTACTTCTTGATCTGGTCGTAGAACTCGTGGGCACCGCTGTCCCAGATCTCGCGGGCGTTCTTCGACTTCAGGAAGAGGTAGCACTCGTTGAGCGCCTCGAACATCTCCAGCGAGATCTGATCACGGATCTGGCGGGCGTTTTCGCGGGCGGCAAAGAGGCAGGAGATGACCGAGTTGGGATTCTCCTCCCGGAAGGTCATGAACTCGGTGACGGTGCGGCTGTTCGCCACCGTATAGTGCTTGAAGAACGTCTCCTCATCTCCTGCGGAGCGGAGAATGGGGAGCCAGTGCTCCTTGAGCTGCTCATCATCCAGATGGGAGAAGTCCAGCATGAGCTGGAGGTTCACATCCAGCAGGCGCGAGATGTTCTCGGCCCGCTCGATGTAGCGGCTCATCCAGTAGAGAGAGTTTGCCACCCGCGACAGCATGATTTCGCTGCCGCGATGCGTGGTGACGGGGAGCTGGGGAAGGGGAAGGGACATGCGAGGTGGTGAAGCGCTGGGAAAGGCGGGAGATTCAAGACCTGGGCAGACAGGTCTTCGGTAGCGGAATGGAGGTCGGGGTCAATCTTATTCGTTGTCGTGGAGGACCCAGGTATCCTTGGAGCCGCCCCCTTGGGAGGAGTTCACCACTAGCGAACCCTTGCGGAGGGCCACCCGGGTGAGGCCGCCAGGGGTCACCTTGATTTTCTCGCCAAAGAGGATGTAGGGGCGCAGATCCACATGCCGGCCCTCGAAGTCATCCCCCACCCAGGTGGGGTGGCGGGAGAGAGAGATGGGAGGTTGCCCAATGAAGTTGCGCGGATTGGCGATGATGTTTTTGCGGAAGTCTTCAATCTCCTCCTGCGTGGCCCAGGGGCCCATGAGCATGCCGTAGCCGCCTGCTTCGTTGGCGGACTTCACCACCAGCTTCTCCAGGTTTTCGAGGATGTACTTCCGGTCCTGGGGCTCGCTGGCCAGATACGTATCCACATTCGGTAGAATGGGATCCTCGCCCAGGTAGTACTTGATGATGCGGGGGACGAAGTAGTAGATGACCTTGTCATCCGCGATGCCGGTGCCGATGCTGTTGGCCAGGCTGACGTTGCCAGCGCGGTAGGCGTTGACAAGTCCGGGTACTCCGAGCAGGGAGTCTGGACGGAAGACGGAGGGGTCCAGGAAGTCGTCGTCGATACGGCGGTAGATGACGTCCACCGGCATGAGACCCGCGGTGGTGCGCATATACACCTTTAGATCACGGACGAGGAGATCGCGGCCTTCCACGATC contains these protein-coding regions:
- a CDS encoding 3-keto-disaccharide hydrolase — encoded protein: MRLTHFLPFLAALSLQAQTPAPKQDAPKPPPPKAYADPDKTDEDFPIQGEYAGEQDGKKFGAQIIALGEGKFEAISYPGGLPGDGWDGDTSKVTRTAGQREAGQNTVTFEADTGDIQGTVDGSSIAVYSKDGEKVFELSRVQRASPTLEAAPPAGAVVLFSGKDKNDFAGSRVTEDGLLMEGATSTEKFQDFTLHIEFRLPYTPTGRGQKRGNSGLYLQHRYEVQMLDSFGLSGEDNECGGLYKIAKPKVNMCFPPLTWQTYDIDFTAAKFDASGNKTANAKMTVKHNGVVIHQDQELPKVTGGAKLPEDASPGPLHLQNHGDPVRYRNIWVVKK
- a CDS encoding transglutaminase family protein; its protein translation is MSDPAEGSTQDDEWTDPLLLSVRHLTRYDYHDDVWDSFNEARLQPVSDTAQECREFHLRVEPTATSLRDYPDFYGNCVHYFDVPQKHARLEVEAFSRVATCADTRGPIPAVNPPSALKDHAEVEDYFDFLNDSHFVSLDKEVWRESIDALPNGVSDLWHDALAVGRHIYKSFTYTPFTTTVNTRPAEVVLSRRGVCQDFAHVMLGMCRSHGIPARYISGYFFNPNRLPDEIEASHAWVEVYLPGYGWKGFDPTHNRVPDTRYVKLAVGRDYGDIKPVSGTFRGKGTRELCVEVQIRRVED
- a CDS encoding alpha-E domain-containing protein — translated: MSLPLPQLPVTTHRGSEIMLSRVANSLYWMSRYIERAENISRLLDVNLQLMLDFSHLDDEQLKEHWLPILRSAGDEETFFKHYTVANSRTVTEFMTFREENPNSVISCLFAARENARQIRDQISLEMFEALNECYLFLKSKNAREIWDSGAHEFYDQIKKYSHLFQGLTNSTFSRNEGYEFIQFGKFLERADKTTRILDIKYHILLPSVSDVGGAVDAAQWQAVLRSASALEAYRRFHMSDILPRKVAEFLIFSPSFPRSIRYSLERLYQYLHLLTETENGVCNTPEEEAFEKLLGDMRTLSIDDVFNLGLHEFLGNIQSTIDHLDDFIYQEFMYHPPTDMEAEIRLHQQEMQQQQQPAA
- a CDS encoding LysM peptidoglycan-binding domain-containing protein; this translates as MRPPGLHLCGIVALAFMASPIHAASKSSSAKPKTPAKSSTVKADTAKSKSGKDSDAKEHVVKKGETLWSISQKYSTSVGEVMELNKLPKEYVREGMKLKIPPRGGLVDPRTERRKVHVVDDEETFWSIAGAYNISPEALANANPNVNPNRLHPDMELIIPPSDGSKTAKPGVPLKPAVTLKDPDGQSPADKPPVKPGEVKPMTKPASTALANSSPASGKEYVIEEGDTFYALGRKFGVPMEAILAANPQVDPRRMKNGTKIVIPEKVDKPVKPPTGTAPAEEGHAGSKPGVTEPVPTTKPPTAAQTTVAKITKPLPSIPGPETLPIPKPKVTALASEQVKKQIVNPVSDKKGTNGNTSPVVIAAPNVPPPAPSETKPTVNPPASGSVDAPPSAPVMAKADKHEEKTSDEHAPVANKGSDASSSPLPPAAIKTVPASIGTHELASGKRQTNTVGSDGVIRSYIVSDGESEGTICEAFGISKEQLYEYNRLPASARLKAGDEIMIPRVAKIR